One Rhodohalobacter sp. SW132 DNA segment encodes these proteins:
- a CDS encoding CBS domain-containing protein yields the protein MLAKQILNNSFTPLVSTDKASSALAKMEAWQTANIPVIEPTTRKVIGQVTLDMLTDLPDESKPMSDFDLKEPIFAYENQHLFEVARQMLSKEVRFIAVVDHTESVIGIVEKKDLLEAFSKMLNISTQGSVISVDIERADYTLTKLVNIIESESAKILGLTVEQTPGSEANIRVSIKLNLQDTSAVVSSLQRHGYITTTENRDDLLQVDMSSRADELLRYLEL from the coding sequence ATGTTAGCCAAACAGATACTAAACAACAGTTTTACCCCGCTTGTTTCAACAGATAAAGCAAGCTCCGCACTGGCTAAAATGGAAGCCTGGCAAACCGCCAACATTCCCGTTATTGAACCAACAACCCGCAAGGTAATTGGCCAGGTCACTCTTGATATGCTCACTGATCTGCCGGATGAGTCTAAGCCAATGTCTGATTTTGATCTCAAAGAGCCGATCTTTGCGTACGAAAATCAGCACCTCTTTGAAGTTGCCCGGCAGATGTTATCAAAAGAAGTCCGCTTCATTGCCGTTGTGGATCACACCGAATCGGTCATTGGAATTGTTGAGAAAAAAGATCTGCTTGAAGCTTTCTCAAAGATGCTCAACATTTCAACGCAGGGCTCTGTAATTTCCGTGGATATCGAACGCGCTGATTATACACTTACCAAGCTTGTGAATATTATAGAATCTGAGAGTGCTAAGATCCTTGGACTTACTGTAGAGCAGACGCCGGGATCTGAAGCAAATATCAGAGTTTCTATCAAACTCAATCTTCAGGATACTTCTGCCGTCGTCTCTTCGTTGCAAAGACATGGATATATCACCACTACTGAAAATCGTGATGACCTGCTTCAGGTTGACATGAGTTCCCGTGCAGATGAACTTCTTCGCTACCTGGAATTGTAA